The sequence CTTgctcagaaggaaagagaaatggccTCTGAcgaaaggaagggaaagtgggGGAGAGCCCACTGGGCCTGCTGACTGCTTGCCCCCTGTCCTTTGCAGCTGGGGTTTGGTTATGAGTGACAGCCCTAGATCATGAGGCTGGATTCCAGGTCTCAGAACCAGTTCTGAGTCCCAGTTCTGAGTCAAAGGCTGGACCCGAGCTCAGGTTCCCCACAAGCCTTAGGAGCTAGGCTGGGTGCTGGGCAGAGAGACAGGAACCTCCCTTCGGAGGGCTGGTTGGGGGTTGGGAGCCCTGTTGGAAGGCCCCATGAAGCgggctggggggaggtggggctgggctaCACTCTCACCCAATCTCCACCCAACAGGGCCCTTGCCATGGTGCCCTGCAGCCCCTGTCTCTCCTGGTGCAGGCGGCCATGCTGGCCGTGGCTCTGGCCCAAGGcaccctgcctcccttcctgccctGTGAGCTCCAGCCCCACGGCCTGGTGAACTGCAACTGGCTGTTCCTGAAGTCCGTGCCCCACTTCTCGGCAGCAGCGCCCCGGGACAATGTCACCAGCCTTTCCTTGCTCTCCAACCGCATCCACCACCTCCATGACTCCGACTTTGCCCAACTGTCCAACCTGCAGAAACTCAACCTCAAATGGAACTGCCCGCCAGCCGGCCTCAGCCCCATGCATTTCCCCTGCCACATGACCATCGAGCCCAACACTTTCCTGGCTGTACCCACCCTGGAGGAGCTGAACCTGAGCTACAACGGCATCACGACTGTGcctgccctgcccagctcccTCGTGTCCCTGATCCTGAGCCGCACCAACATCCTGCAGCTAGACCCAACCAGCCTCACGGGCCTGCATGCCCTGCGCTTCCTATACATGGATGGCAACTGCTACTACAAGAACCCCTGCGGGCGGGCCCTGGAGGTGGCCCCAGGCGCCCTCCTTGGCCTGGGCAACCTCACCCACCTGTCACTCAAGTACAACAACCTCACAACGGTGCCCCGCAGCCTGCCCCCTAGCCTGGAGTACCTGCTGTTGTCCTACAACCACATTGTCACCCTGGCACCTGAGGACCTGGCCAATCTGACTGCCCTGCGTGTGCTTGATGTGGGTGGAAACTGCCGCCGCTGTGACCATGCACGCAACCCCTGCGTGGAGTGCCCACATAAATTCCCCCAGCTGCACTCCGACACCTTCAGCCACCTAAGCCGCCTCGAAGGCCTCGTGTTGAAGGATAGTTCTCTCTACCAGCTGAACCCCAGATGGTTCCGTGGCCTGGGCAACCTCACAGTGCTCGACCTGAGTGAGAACTTCCTCTACGACTGCATCACCAAAACCAAGGcattccagggcctggcccagctgCGAAGACTCAACTTGTCCTTCAATTACCATAAGAAGGTGTCCTTCGCCCACCTGACGCTGGCACCCTCCTTCGGGAGCCTGCTCTCCCTGCAGGAACTGGACATGCATGGCATCTTCTTCCGCTCACTCAGCCAGAAGACGCTTCAGCCACTGGCCCGCCTGCCCATGCTCCAGCGTCTGTATCTGCAGATGAACTTCATCAACCAGGCCCAGCTCGGCATCTTCAAGGACTTCCCCGGTCTGCGCTACGTAGACCTGTCAGACAACCGCATCAGTGGAGCTGTGGAGCCGGTGGCCACCACAGGGGAGGTGGATGGTGGGAAGAAGGTCTGGCTGACATCCAGGGACCTCACTCCAGGCCCACTGGACACCCCCAGCTCTGAGGACTTCATGCCAAGCTGCAAGAACCTCAGCTTCACCTTGGACCTGTCACGGAACAACCTGGTAACAGTCCAGCCAGAGATGTTTGCCCAGCTCTCGCGCCTCCAGTGCCTGCGCCTGAGCCACAACAGCATCTCGCAGGCGGTCAATGGCTCACAGTTCGTGCCACTGACCAGCCTGCAGGTGCTGGACTTGTCCCATAACAAACTGGACCTGTACCATGGGCGCTCGTTTACGGAGCTGCCGCGACTGGAGGCCCTGGACCTCAGCTACAACAGCCAGCCCTTCAGCATGCGGGGTGTGGGCCACAACCTCAGCTTTGTGGCCCAGCTGCCCACCCTGCGCTACCTCAGCCTGGCACACAACGGCATCCACAGCCGTGTGTCCCAGCAGCTCTGCAGCACCTCGCTGTGGGCCCTGGACTTCAGCGGCAATTCCCTGAGCCAGATGTGGGCTGAGGGAGACCTCTATCTCCGCTTCTTCCAAGGCCTGAGAAGCCTGATCCGGCTAGACCTGTCCCAGAATCGTCTGCATACCCTCCTGCCATGCACCCTGGGCAACCTCCCCAAGAGCTTGCAGCTGCTGCGTCTCCGTAACAATTACCTGGCCTTCTTCAATTGGAGCAGCCTGACCCTCCTGCCCAACCTGGAAACCCTGGACCTGGCAGGAAACCAGCTGAAGGCTCTGAGCAATGGCAGCCTGCCTTCTGGCACCCAGCTCCAGAGGCTGGACGTCAGCAGGAACAGCATCATCTTCGTGGTCCCTGGCTTCTTTGCTCTGGCCACGAGGCTGCGAGAGCTCAACCTCAGTGCCAACGCCCTCAGGACAGTGGAGCCCTCCTGGTTTGGTTTCCTAGCAGGCTCCCTTGAAGTCCTAGATGTGAGCGCCAACCCTCTGCACTGCGCCTGTGGGGCAGCCTTTGTGGACTTCCTGCTGCAGGTGCAGGCTGCCGTGCCTGGTCTGCCCAGCCGCGTCAAGTGTGGCAGTCCGGGCCAGCTCCAGGGCCGCAGCATCTTCGCACAAGACCTGCGCCTCTGCCTGGACGAGTCCCTCTCCTGGGACTGTTTTGGTCTCTCATTGCTGGTTGTGGCCCTGGGCCTGGCCATGCCTATGTTGCACCACCTCTGCGGCTGGGACCTCTGGTACTGCTTCCAcctgggcctggcctggctgcccCGGCGGGGGTGGCAGCGGGGCGCGGATGCCCTGAGCTATGATGCCTTTGTGGTCTTCGACAAGGCACAGAGCGCAGTGGCCGACTGGGTGTACAATGAACTGCGGGTGCGGCTAGAGGAGCGCCGTGGGCGCCGGGCGCTCCGCCTGTGTCTGGAGGAGCGTGACTGGCTACCTGGCAAGACGCTGTTCGAAAACCTGTGGGCCTCAGTCTACAGCAGCCGCAAGATGCTGTTTGTGCTGGCCCACACGGACCAGGTCAGTGGCCTCTTGCGTGCCAGCTTCCTGCTGGCCCAGCAGCGTCTGCTGGAGGACCGCAAGGACGTTGTGGTGCTGGTAATCCTGCGTCCTGACGCCCGCCGCTCCCGTTACGTGCGGCTGCGCCAGCGCCTCTGCCGCCAGAGTGTCCTCTTCTGGCCCCACCAGCCTAGTGGCCAGTGCAGCTTCTGGGCCCAGCTAGGCATGGCCCTGACCAGGGACAACCGCCACTTCTATAACCAGAACTTCTGCCGGGGCCCGACGATGGCTGAGTAGCACAGAGTGACAACCTGGCATGTACAACCCCCAGCCCTGACCTTGCCTCTCTGCCTATGATGCCCAGTCTGCCTCACTCTGTGACGCCGCTGCTCTGCCTCTGCCACCCTCACCCCTGgcatacagcaggcactcaataaatgccacTGGCAGGCCAAACAGCCAACCCTGAGCTCACTAGATGTATGGGTGGGGAcgaaaaagagagaattctccagGCCTCCCTAAAGTGAACAGGGGCTAGAGGTGATTTAGGGGAAATTACTGTGGACAGAAAGGGAAGGCTCACAGGATGCAGGTGTACAGGGGAGGGAAGCTGCTAAGGGCAGCTGTGTTCATGGGCATCTTTTCAGGGCAATCTGAAGAAGGTCACTGAATGCGGTCTTGGTCTTCCCAGAGAGCAGGCTGGGCCTCCTACCTGTTTCAAACCTTCCCCAAATGCCCTGGCCTGTCTATCCTGTCCCAGGCAGTGCCAGGCAGTCCTGCTTAGGCTGTCTCAGCACCCCTGCTGTATATTGGTCTCAGGATCTGCCTTCCTCACCTGCTGGACCGAAAATGCCTCGAGGGCGGAGGACCTGCAGGCCTGCTTCGTTTCTGGCCCCCCGCAAAGTCCTGAGAGGCAGCCGCCCTGGGTAATGTTCATTCCCAAGTGGATGGGGAAGGCTTTGCGCTGGGTTCGGAGGGGGCAATTGCGCCCCCTGGTGGCCACATCTGTGCTGTGCCCAGGAGGCTGGCCCGGGTTGGGGACAGGATGGCCTGTGGGTATATACCCACAGCAAGGAGCTGGGAGCCACAGAAGATTCTGGAATGAGCTCACAATCCATCCCTTTCTGTTTCCACCTACAGTGCATGCTAAGTCTCTCTGTTCTGACTTCAAAGGGACACGTAGGTGAGCCGTCACCTGGCTACAAAGATGGGGCCCCCTTCCCTGCTCCTGCCTCTCACAGCTGATTGCACTTACGTGGGACACATGCCACATCTGACCAGGatggagtatgtgtgtgtgtttctagtTTTGATACCCAGTATAGATTTCGGGACACTGCTGGGAGCCCCGATGACCAGTGTCTGGAGACAGCTTGTTCAGAGTCTGCGCTCAGTGAGTGTGTGGGGAATCCTGGGTCATGTCAGTCCTGGAGCCCTTGAGGTACTTTGTCCTGGGCTGGCTGCCTCACCAtctctggaaccaaacctgcccTTTGAGGAGCAGAAGAGACGTGCAGTCTGACAGTTggagctggggcctggggtggCAGGAGAGTGGAACCATCTTGCCTGGCCCCACCTGGTTTGGGGCCAGCTCACCCACTCAGGGCCTGTGGGGTGGAAAGTTGGAGCTGGCCACAGACTTGGCTAGTCTTGCAGCTTGATTGTGGGCAGGCCGGGGTGGGGGAAGGCTGCGAGCAGGGTCTGCTTTTGACCTTCCTCCAAAtcacagctgggagaaaattatAGGCCACCTTCCTCTTTCTGACTGGGGCACGGGGGCTCCTGTGGTGGGCTGGTGTCCCCTGTGATCTCCTTGCctgaaataaagacagaaagtggTCTCTGACCCACTGATCAGAAGCCCCACATGGACTCTGTCCTGTCCTGAGGGCCAATCCAGCTTCTGGAGGAGCAGGCTGAAGGATGGTGCTACGCACTTGCCTGTGCctggggagaaaagagaacaagaacTGTCTTCACACAGGGTGGAGCCTTGGGGAAGGCCCCTTGTTGAGTGGCTCTGAGACTGTTCCGGCCACATCCAGGAGCAGGACTGGGAAGCAGAGAGCCGAATTTTGGATGTGGGAAGCACAGTTTGCCTGTCTCTCAGGACAGCTAAGGCCACCCTGGGGCAGTTCCCAGACACCCCACGCTCCATGCCACGTAGCCACCCACTTGCTCATGCTCACAGTCCTGATGTTTTGGGGGCTGCAGATTCAGAAGAAGAGCATTTCGCAGATGAAGCACCGGGACTGTGGGAGGAGGACTGTTGGGCTTGGCTTCAGTGAGTCTGGAGGTCTGTGGCACTTGGTTCGAACTGCAGGGAAAAGCTCTGCTGCCCGTCTGCGGGATCAGAAGGAGCAGAGCTCCACTACCCTGGGTCCCGCATGAGGCGGTAGGAGCTGGGCTCAGgggggctggtgggaggtggCTCCCACTGCACCGTGGTCAGGAAGGGTGCTCGTGGTTGGCTCCAGGTTCTCTTCTCCACACTGCCACACATCCTTGACCATTAACACGGTCTACAACACTGCTCTGCAAGGCTGGGGAAGAGATGGGACTCAGATAGAGATGGGACTACCCGGGGTAACGACCAGCTCTGCTGTTGGGGTTATCTTGGGCAGGTGACCACCCCtttggagcctcagtttgctcatctgtaaatggggatggCCAGATTACTCTGCAGGCTGTTATAAGAATTCATGGTAAAGTGTGTAAAGGCCTAAGAAACCCAGCAGATCCTCAGTCATAATGATTGGGTAAGGGGCTTGTGCTGAGAACAACCAGCTGATGTGGCTTCGATATTTTCTCTCTCCACCCTGAGGTTGATCCTCCCGAGCCAGGCACCCTGTCAAGAGCACTGAAGAGGGTTCAGAGGCAGACATGGTTCAATCAGAGTCGCTTGAAGCTGGAAACAGGACTGGGGCACCGGGGAAAGTCTGCAGACCCTGGTGTTGCCTCCTGTGCTTTTTGCTAATGGGGAGCAGTGAGTACTAGACAAGCAGAGGTCTGAGCACAAGACTTAGGAAAACATGATAAGAGGAAAACTTCAGTGTAAGGAAATTCTATCTGCTAAGATTTTAAACTGCATCTCACCCTTTTCCCTTTAGGACACTTTATTTAATGCCTTAGGCTTCTATTGTTGGAAAACTTCCATGACATCATACATTTTCACACGAGTTCCTATTAAAAGCCAAGCTTCTCATTTTTAAGCAAGCAGTTCACAAATCCCATCCACTTCCTGCGTCTCAGTCCATCATCCTTTGTTCTCATAACCCCAAGCAGCAGTGAGTGGGAAAGTGGAGCCAATGATCTTGCTGACCTTGCTGGCTCTGAGTCAACTGAGAAGGAAGGTGGGTCCTCCTGAGCACTCCCAGAGAAACATTACCCAAGCTGGAGGGAAAAAACATCAGGAGGAAAAGAGGTGGAGGGTGTTCCAGGCGTGGGAACATGAGGGACAATGGAAAAGTCCTGAAAACTCATGTGAGAGAACAGAGCTGGGAAAGCTGAGGGAGGCTTGTTTCCTGAGCAGAAAGAAACCGTGGCGTGGTTTCAAGGGAGCGTGACTTCCACCGTGCCCAGTAGCCTGgctagatgtgtggttttatctgaTGGGACCAGGACTCAGCTGACCTCTCCAGCGTTGGTCCCGATAAGGGTGCATGTGCCCACTCCCAGGCTCTCTGGAAGGGGTGTCGGCACAAATCTGACCAGAGGGAAGGGAGCAGGGCACAGCTGCCCCTTCTAGAGCTAAGAGAGGGGAGCAAGGCCAAGAGGTTCTCTTTGTCCTCCTGCTGCATGGTTGTTCTTCAGCTTACCTATTCTTTCTGGTAAACTAGAGTTGGATGTTATCATTGGtccctgttatgggctgaatgtttctgtccccccagaattcgtatgttgaagccccaaccccagtgtgatggcatttggaggtggacctttggaaggtaattagatTTAGGTTAGGTCATGAGGTGGGGCCCATATGATGGGATTAGTggcttataagaagaggaagaaagaaatgtccCTCTCCGTGCAGGTACTGAGGAAAGATCATGTGAATTTGTAGCAAGAAGTCAGCTGTCTAcaggccaggaagagggccctcaccaggaactgaatcagcCAGCGCCTtgctcttggacttcccagcatccaggactgtgagaaaccAGTCTGCGGTGTttcgttatagcagcctgagctcaGATAgtctcctttcattcattcaacagacgtTTATCTGCTCAGTGCCTGTGTGTGAGGtactgtgctgagcactggggATATAGAACTGAGGAGAAAGACAGGGTGAGTGATCGACAGGGGAAAAGGCATTGTGGGTGGTGACCGGCTTTGAAGGGCAGCAAGGTAGGAGGTCAAGTGATGGCAAGAACACAAAAGGGGATGCCTTGGCCTAGGGGCTTAGGGAAGGTCTCCTCAGGGATTCTTGTCCTGTGTGAAGAAAGGTAGCTTGCCAGGATCCAGGGTAGAAAAACCCAG is a genomic window of Equus asinus isolate D_3611 breed Donkey chromosome 21, EquAss-T2T_v2, whole genome shotgun sequence containing:
- the TLR9 gene encoding toll-like receptor 9; protein product: MGPCHGALQPLSLLVQAAMLAVALAQGTLPPFLPCELQPHGLVNCNWLFLKSVPHFSAAAPRDNVTSLSLLSNRIHHLHDSDFAQLSNLQKLNLKWNCPPAGLSPMHFPCHMTIEPNTFLAVPTLEELNLSYNGITTVPALPSSLVSLILSRTNILQLDPTSLTGLHALRFLYMDGNCYYKNPCGRALEVAPGALLGLGNLTHLSLKYNNLTTVPRSLPPSLEYLLLSYNHIVTLAPEDLANLTALRVLDVGGNCRRCDHARNPCVECPHKFPQLHSDTFSHLSRLEGLVLKDSSLYQLNPRWFRGLGNLTVLDLSENFLYDCITKTKAFQGLAQLRRLNLSFNYHKKVSFAHLTLAPSFGSLLSLQELDMHGIFFRSLSQKTLQPLARLPMLQRLYLQMNFINQAQLGIFKDFPGLRYVDLSDNRISGAVEPVATTGEVDGGKKVWLTSRDLTPGPLDTPSSEDFMPSCKNLSFTLDLSRNNLVTVQPEMFAQLSRLQCLRLSHNSISQAVNGSQFVPLTSLQVLDLSHNKLDLYHGRSFTELPRLEALDLSYNSQPFSMRGVGHNLSFVAQLPTLRYLSLAHNGIHSRVSQQLCSTSLWALDFSGNSLSQMWAEGDLYLRFFQGLRSLIRLDLSQNRLHTLLPCTLGNLPKSLQLLRLRNNYLAFFNWSSLTLLPNLETLDLAGNQLKALSNGSLPSGTQLQRLDVSRNSIIFVVPGFFALATRLRELNLSANALRTVEPSWFGFLAGSLEVLDVSANPLHCACGAAFVDFLLQVQAAVPGLPSRVKCGSPGQLQGRSIFAQDLRLCLDESLSWDCFGLSLLVVALGLAMPMLHHLCGWDLWYCFHLGLAWLPRRGWQRGADALSYDAFVVFDKAQSAVADWVYNELRVRLEERRGRRALRLCLEERDWLPGKTLFENLWASVYSSRKMLFVLAHTDQVSGLLRASFLLAQQRLLEDRKDVVVLVILRPDARRSRYVRLRQRLCRQSVLFWPHQPSGQCSFWAQLGMALTRDNRHFYNQNFCRGPTMAE